In one Carassius carassius chromosome 14, fCarCar2.1, whole genome shotgun sequence genomic region, the following are encoded:
- the trim8a gene encoding E3 ubiquitin-protein ligase TRIM8a, translating to MSDQLVEMAENWRNCFEEELICPICLHVFVEPVQLPCKHNFCRSCISEAWAKDTANVRCPECNHAYNQKPNLEKNIKLNNIVEKFNALNVEKTPAVLHCILCRRGPPLQAQKVCLRCNAPCCQSHIQTHLQQPCPAPGHLLVGVEEVRAWSCLHHDEYRLYHCDAEQVAVCQYCCFSRCASNHSHAVCDVEVRRNDIRHMLMKQQDRIDDRVKDIEEQLYKLETDKLLVEDKVQQLKDEVRVQYRKMHQLLEDDLGRTLEVLDKAHSKYCQENSTQTLQLNERHQEAKKLLSSVQVVFDKAEDINFMKNTKPVKILMDRSQSCTGSVLPPYKVGHLNSKIFLSEVSKKEKNLRKVLEAPFSTPAHFLQSVSVHPSSVNTSGGEKRKHSKAFPESSTSLLESSSGPMSKQQFLGQGSHSTDGPASQPPMAPCSSTQHIVGLSSSSSAQSVHHSSSVFTPADYPNPSSSQQAMLPQYGGRKILMCTMDNCYCSSVPSISNHRGHPPYPRSGSFPWTQDYTHPLPSTPSMSQPLQGLSMHDWIDASQSHRHPDFYGLYGQSSTKPYVTS from the exons ATGTCTGATCAACTGGTTGAGATGGCTGAGAACTGGCGGAACTGCTTCGAGGAGGAACTCATTTGTCCCATTTGTTTGCATGTGTTCGTGGAGCCCGTGCAGCTGCCGTGCAAACACAACTTCTGCCGGAGCTGCATCAGCGAGGCCTGGGCCAAAGACACGGCCAACGTGCGCTGCCCGGAGTGCAACCACGCGTACAATCAGAAACCCAACCTGGAGAAAAACATCAAACTGAATAACATTGTAGAGAAGTTCAACGCGCTGAACGTCGAGAAAACTCCGGCCGTGTTGCATTGCATTCTGTGCAGGCGAGGGCCTCCTCTGCAAGCGCAGAAAGTGTGTCTTCGTTGTAATGCACCGTGTTGCCAGTCTCACATCCAGACGCATCTCCAGCAGCCCTGTCCCGCTCCCGGACACCTCCTGGTGGGGGTTGAGGAGGTGCGGGCCTGGAGCTGCCTGCACCACGATGAATACAGACTCTATCACTGCGATGCGGAACAGGTGGCGGTCTGCCAGTACTGCTGCTTCTCCAGATGTGCGTCCAACCACAGCCACGCGGTGTGCGACGTGGAAGTGCGACGCAATGACATCAGG CATATGTTAATGAAGCAGCAGGATCGCATTGACGATCGAGTGAAAGACATTGAGGAGCAGCTGTATAAGTTAGAGACTGACAAACTGCTGGTGGAG gaTAAGGTACAGCAGCTGAAGGACGAGGTGCGTGTGCAGTATCGCAAAATGCACCAGCTCTTAGAAGATGACCTGGGGAGAACTCTAGAGGTGCTGGATAAAGCACACTCCAAATACTGCCAGGAGAACTCGACCCAAACCCTCCAGCTCAATGAACGCCATCAGGAGGCCAAGAAACTGCTCAGCTCTGTCCAAGTTGTGTTTGACAAGGCAGAGGATATTAACTTTATGAAG aACACGAAACCAGTAAAAATACTCATGGACAG ATCACAGTCATGCACAGGCAGTGTTCTGCCTCCTTACAAAGTGGGTCATCTTAATTCCAAAATATTCTTGTCTGAAGTTTCAAAAAAGGAAAAGAACTTGAGAAAAGTACTGGAAG CACCATTCAGTACTCCTGCGCACTTCCTCCAGAGTGTTTCTGTCCACCCCTCCAGTGTGAATACCTCTGGGGGTGAGAAACGCAAACACtccaaggccttccctgaaagcAGCACCAGCCTGCTGGAGTCATCGTCAGGCCCCATGAGCAAACAGCAGTTCCTGGGTCAAGGTTCCCACTCCACAGACGGGCCGGCGTCGCAGCCACCCATGGCTCCCTGTAGCTCCACCCAGCACATTGTAGGCCTCAGCAGTAGCAGCAGTGCCCAGTCTGTCCATCATTCCAGCTCCGTTTTTACTCCAGCCGACTACCCCAACCCCAGCTCGTCCCAGCAGGCCATGCTGCCGCAGTACGGCGGCCGTAAGATTCTCATGTGTACGATGGACAACTGCTACTGCTCTAGTGTCCCCTCCATATCTAACCACCGTGGTCATCCTCCCTACCCACGCTCTGGATCTTTCCCTTGGACACAGGACTACACCCACCCCCTGCCCTCCACACCTTCAATGTCCCAGCCTCTCCAGGGGCTCTCCATGCATGACTGGATCGATGCCTCACAGAGCCATAGACACCCTGATTTCTATGGACTCTACGGGCAATCTTCCACTAAACCATACGTCACCAGTTAA
- the sufu gene encoding suppressor of fused homolog isoform X4 codes for MDEMRPSSGAGAHLGLASIFPPGLQAIYGQCRRLYPDQANPLQVTAIVKYWLGGPDPLDYISMYRNLGCPGQDVPEHWHYVSLGLSDLYGDNRVHEFTGQEGPSGFGFELTFRLKREAGETAPPTWPAELMQGLARYVFQSENTFCSGDHISWHSPLDNSESRIQHMLLTEDPQMQPVQTPFGHVSFLQIVGVCTEELQAAQQWNGQGILDLLREVHIAGGPWLITDMRRGETIFEIDPHLQERVDKGIETDGSNLSGVSAKCAWDDLSRPPEDEDDSRSICIGSQPRRLSDKDTEQIREALRKGLEINSKSVLPPISSQRHSHDRPQSRKDSLESESSAAIVPHELVRTRQLESVHLKFNQESGTLLPLCLRGRLLHGRHFTYKSINGDTAITFVSTGVEGAFATEEHPYAAHGPWLQILLTEEFVEQMLADVRDLSTREVCKLPKEYSWPNKKLKISVLPDTVFDSPLQ; via the exons ATGGATGAGATGCGGCCTAGCAGCGGAGCAGGAGCGCACCTCGGCCTCGCTTCGATCTTTCCCCCGGGATTGCAGGCCATTTATGGGCAATGCAGGCGTCTGTATCCCGATCAGGCGAACCCGCTGCAAGTCACAGCCATCGTGAAGTATTG GTTGGGGGGTCCAGATCCTCTGGACTACATTAGTATGTACAGAAACTTGGGATGTCCTGGACAAGATGTACCAGAACACTGGCACTATGTCAGCCTGGGTCTAAGTGACTTGTATGGGGACAACAGAGTTCATGA ATTCACAGGTCAAGAGGGCCCAAGTGGTTTTGGTTTTGAACTCACATTTCGCTTGAAGAGAGAAGCAGGAGAGACGGCACCCCCTACCTGGCCAGCTGAGCTCATGCAAGGCTTGGCTCGATACGTGTTTCAATCAG AAAACACATTCTGTAGCGGCGATCACATTTCGTGGCACAGTCCGTTGGACAACAGTGAGTCTAGAATCCAGCATATGCTGCTCACAGAGGACCCTCAGATGCAGCCGGTGCAGACCCCCTTTGGTCACGTCAGCTTCCTTCAG ATTGTGGGTGTTTGCACTGAGGAGCTGCAGGCAGCACAGCAGTGGAACGGTCAAGGCATTCTGGACTTGCTGAGAGAAGTGCACAT AGCTGGGGGTCCATGGTTAATTACTGACATGAGAAGAGGGGAAACTATATTTGAAATTGATCCACACTTGCAA GAACGAGTGGATAAGGGCATAGAGACGGACGGCTCTAACCTGAGTGGGGTCAGTGCCAAGTGCGCCTGGGATGACTTGAGCCGACCTCCCGAGGATGAGGACGACAGCAGGAGCATTTGCATTGGGTCACAGCCACGCAGGCTGTCCGACAAAG ACACTGAACAGATTAGAGAAGCCCTGAGGAAAGGACTGGAGATTAACAGCAAGTCTGTCCTGCCTCCCATCAGCAGTCAGAGGCACAGTCACGACCGGCCACA GAGCCGTAAGGACAGTCTAGAGAGCGAGAGTTCAGCTGCTATTGTCCCTCATGAGTTGGTGCGAACACGACAGCTGGAAAGCGTGCATCTGAAGTTCAACCAGGAGTCTGGGACTCTTCTCCCGCTGTGCCTCAG AGGTCGTCTGCTTCATGGCCGACATTTCACATATAAAAGCATTAATGGAGACACGGCAATCACCTTCGTATCCACTGGGGTAGAAGGGGCCTTTGCCACTGAAGAGCATCCATATGCTGCTCATGGACCATGGTTACAG ATACTCCTTACTGAGGAGTTTGTAGAGCAAATGCTAGCTGACGTTCGGGATTTGAGCACCCGTGAAGTG TGTAAGCTGCCGAAGGAGTACAGCTGGCCCAATAAGAAGCTAAAGATCTCTGTCCTGCCAGACACAGTGTTTGACAGCCCACTGCAATAA
- the sufu gene encoding suppressor of fused homolog isoform X2: MDEMRPSSGAGAHLGLASIFPPGLQAIYGQCRRLYPDQANPLQVTAIVKYWLGGPDPLDYISMYRNLGCPGQDVPEHWHYVSLGLSDLYGDNRVHEFTGQEGPSGFGFELTFRLKREAGETAPPTWPAELMQGLARYVFQSENTFCSGDHISWHSPLDNSESRIQHMLLTEDPQMQPVQTPFGHVSFLQIVGVCTEELQAAQQWNGQGILDLLREVHIAGGPWLITDMRRGETIFEIDPHLQERVDKGIETDGSNLSGVSAKCAWDDLSRPPEDEDDSRSICIGSQPRRLSDKDTEQIREALRKGLEINSKSVLPPISSQRHSHDRPQQSVGHFQTQQISRSRKDSLESESSAAIVPHELVRTRQLESVHLKFNQESGTLLPLCLRGRLLHGRHFTYKSINGDTAITFVSTGVEGAFATEEHPYAAHGPWLQILLTEEFVEQMLADVRDLSTREVCKLPKEYSWPNKKLKISVLPDTVFDSPLQ; this comes from the exons ATGGATGAGATGCGGCCTAGCAGCGGAGCAGGAGCGCACCTCGGCCTCGCTTCGATCTTTCCCCCGGGATTGCAGGCCATTTATGGGCAATGCAGGCGTCTGTATCCCGATCAGGCGAACCCGCTGCAAGTCACAGCCATCGTGAAGTATTG GTTGGGGGGTCCAGATCCTCTGGACTACATTAGTATGTACAGAAACTTGGGATGTCCTGGACAAGATGTACCAGAACACTGGCACTATGTCAGCCTGGGTCTAAGTGACTTGTATGGGGACAACAGAGTTCATGA ATTCACAGGTCAAGAGGGCCCAAGTGGTTTTGGTTTTGAACTCACATTTCGCTTGAAGAGAGAAGCAGGAGAGACGGCACCCCCTACCTGGCCAGCTGAGCTCATGCAAGGCTTGGCTCGATACGTGTTTCAATCAG AAAACACATTCTGTAGCGGCGATCACATTTCGTGGCACAGTCCGTTGGACAACAGTGAGTCTAGAATCCAGCATATGCTGCTCACAGAGGACCCTCAGATGCAGCCGGTGCAGACCCCCTTTGGTCACGTCAGCTTCCTTCAG ATTGTGGGTGTTTGCACTGAGGAGCTGCAGGCAGCACAGCAGTGGAACGGTCAAGGCATTCTGGACTTGCTGAGAGAAGTGCACAT AGCTGGGGGTCCATGGTTAATTACTGACATGAGAAGAGGGGAAACTATATTTGAAATTGATCCACACTTGCAA GAACGAGTGGATAAGGGCATAGAGACGGACGGCTCTAACCTGAGTGGGGTCAGTGCCAAGTGCGCCTGGGATGACTTGAGCCGACCTCCCGAGGATGAGGACGACAGCAGGAGCATTTGCATTGGGTCACAGCCACGCAGGCTGTCCGACAAAG ACACTGAACAGATTAGAGAAGCCCTGAGGAAAGGACTGGAGATTAACAGCAAGTCTGTCCTGCCTCCCATCAGCAGTCAGAGGCACAGTCACGACCGGCCACA ACAATCAGTTGGACATTTCCAGACCCAGCAGATATCAAG GAGCCGTAAGGACAGTCTAGAGAGCGAGAGTTCAGCTGCTATTGTCCCTCATGAGTTGGTGCGAACACGACAGCTGGAAAGCGTGCATCTGAAGTTCAACCAGGAGTCTGGGACTCTTCTCCCGCTGTGCCTCAG AGGTCGTCTGCTTCATGGCCGACATTTCACATATAAAAGCATTAATGGAGACACGGCAATCACCTTCGTATCCACTGGGGTAGAAGGGGCCTTTGCCACTGAAGAGCATCCATATGCTGCTCATGGACCATGGTTACAG ATACTCCTTACTGAGGAGTTTGTAGAGCAAATGCTAGCTGACGTTCGGGATTTGAGCACCCGTGAAGTG TGTAAGCTGCCGAAGGAGTACAGCTGGCCCAATAAGAAGCTAAAGATCTCTGTCCTGCCAGACACAGTGTTTGACAGCCCACTGCAATAA
- the sufu gene encoding suppressor of fused homolog isoform X3, whose product MDEMRPSSGAGAHLGLASIFPPGLQAIYGQCRRLYPDQANPLQVTAIVKYWLGGPDPLDYISMYRNLGCPGQDVPEHWHYVSLGLSDLYGDNRVHEFTGQEGPSGFGFELTFRLKREAGETAPPTWPAELMQGLARYVFQSENTFCSGDHISWHSPLDNSESRIQHMLLTEDPQMQPVQTPFGHVSFLQIVGVCTEELQAAQQWNGQGILDLLREVHIAGGPWLITDMRRGETIFEIDPHLQQERVDKGIETDGSNLSGVSAKCAWDDLSRPPEDEDDSRSICIGSQPRRLSDKDTEQIREALRKGLEINSKSVLPPISSQRHSHDRPQSRKDSLESESSAAIVPHELVRTRQLESVHLKFNQESGTLLPLCLRGRLLHGRHFTYKSINGDTAITFVSTGVEGAFATEEHPYAAHGPWLQILLTEEFVEQMLADVRDLSTREVCKLPKEYSWPNKKLKISVLPDTVFDSPLQ is encoded by the exons ATGGATGAGATGCGGCCTAGCAGCGGAGCAGGAGCGCACCTCGGCCTCGCTTCGATCTTTCCCCCGGGATTGCAGGCCATTTATGGGCAATGCAGGCGTCTGTATCCCGATCAGGCGAACCCGCTGCAAGTCACAGCCATCGTGAAGTATTG GTTGGGGGGTCCAGATCCTCTGGACTACATTAGTATGTACAGAAACTTGGGATGTCCTGGACAAGATGTACCAGAACACTGGCACTATGTCAGCCTGGGTCTAAGTGACTTGTATGGGGACAACAGAGTTCATGA ATTCACAGGTCAAGAGGGCCCAAGTGGTTTTGGTTTTGAACTCACATTTCGCTTGAAGAGAGAAGCAGGAGAGACGGCACCCCCTACCTGGCCAGCTGAGCTCATGCAAGGCTTGGCTCGATACGTGTTTCAATCAG AAAACACATTCTGTAGCGGCGATCACATTTCGTGGCACAGTCCGTTGGACAACAGTGAGTCTAGAATCCAGCATATGCTGCTCACAGAGGACCCTCAGATGCAGCCGGTGCAGACCCCCTTTGGTCACGTCAGCTTCCTTCAG ATTGTGGGTGTTTGCACTGAGGAGCTGCAGGCAGCACAGCAGTGGAACGGTCAAGGCATTCTGGACTTGCTGAGAGAAGTGCACAT AGCTGGGGGTCCATGGTTAATTACTGACATGAGAAGAGGGGAAACTATATTTGAAATTGATCCACACTTGCAA CAGGAACGAGTGGATAAGGGCATAGAGACGGACGGCTCTAACCTGAGTGGGGTCAGTGCCAAGTGCGCCTGGGATGACTTGAGCCGACCTCCCGAGGATGAGGACGACAGCAGGAGCATTTGCATTGGGTCACAGCCACGCAGGCTGTCCGACAAAG ACACTGAACAGATTAGAGAAGCCCTGAGGAAAGGACTGGAGATTAACAGCAAGTCTGTCCTGCCTCCCATCAGCAGTCAGAGGCACAGTCACGACCGGCCACA GAGCCGTAAGGACAGTCTAGAGAGCGAGAGTTCAGCTGCTATTGTCCCTCATGAGTTGGTGCGAACACGACAGCTGGAAAGCGTGCATCTGAAGTTCAACCAGGAGTCTGGGACTCTTCTCCCGCTGTGCCTCAG AGGTCGTCTGCTTCATGGCCGACATTTCACATATAAAAGCATTAATGGAGACACGGCAATCACCTTCGTATCCACTGGGGTAGAAGGGGCCTTTGCCACTGAAGAGCATCCATATGCTGCTCATGGACCATGGTTACAG ATACTCCTTACTGAGGAGTTTGTAGAGCAAATGCTAGCTGACGTTCGGGATTTGAGCACCCGTGAAGTG TGTAAGCTGCCGAAGGAGTACAGCTGGCCCAATAAGAAGCTAAAGATCTCTGTCCTGCCAGACACAGTGTTTGACAGCCCACTGCAATAA
- the sufu gene encoding suppressor of fused homolog isoform X1 encodes MDEMRPSSGAGAHLGLASIFPPGLQAIYGQCRRLYPDQANPLQVTAIVKYWLGGPDPLDYISMYRNLGCPGQDVPEHWHYVSLGLSDLYGDNRVHEFTGQEGPSGFGFELTFRLKREAGETAPPTWPAELMQGLARYVFQSENTFCSGDHISWHSPLDNSESRIQHMLLTEDPQMQPVQTPFGHVSFLQIVGVCTEELQAAQQWNGQGILDLLREVHIAGGPWLITDMRRGETIFEIDPHLQQERVDKGIETDGSNLSGVSAKCAWDDLSRPPEDEDDSRSICIGSQPRRLSDKDTEQIREALRKGLEINSKSVLPPISSQRHSHDRPQQSVGHFQTQQISRSRKDSLESESSAAIVPHELVRTRQLESVHLKFNQESGTLLPLCLRGRLLHGRHFTYKSINGDTAITFVSTGVEGAFATEEHPYAAHGPWLQILLTEEFVEQMLADVRDLSTREVCKLPKEYSWPNKKLKISVLPDTVFDSPLQ; translated from the exons ATGGATGAGATGCGGCCTAGCAGCGGAGCAGGAGCGCACCTCGGCCTCGCTTCGATCTTTCCCCCGGGATTGCAGGCCATTTATGGGCAATGCAGGCGTCTGTATCCCGATCAGGCGAACCCGCTGCAAGTCACAGCCATCGTGAAGTATTG GTTGGGGGGTCCAGATCCTCTGGACTACATTAGTATGTACAGAAACTTGGGATGTCCTGGACAAGATGTACCAGAACACTGGCACTATGTCAGCCTGGGTCTAAGTGACTTGTATGGGGACAACAGAGTTCATGA ATTCACAGGTCAAGAGGGCCCAAGTGGTTTTGGTTTTGAACTCACATTTCGCTTGAAGAGAGAAGCAGGAGAGACGGCACCCCCTACCTGGCCAGCTGAGCTCATGCAAGGCTTGGCTCGATACGTGTTTCAATCAG AAAACACATTCTGTAGCGGCGATCACATTTCGTGGCACAGTCCGTTGGACAACAGTGAGTCTAGAATCCAGCATATGCTGCTCACAGAGGACCCTCAGATGCAGCCGGTGCAGACCCCCTTTGGTCACGTCAGCTTCCTTCAG ATTGTGGGTGTTTGCACTGAGGAGCTGCAGGCAGCACAGCAGTGGAACGGTCAAGGCATTCTGGACTTGCTGAGAGAAGTGCACAT AGCTGGGGGTCCATGGTTAATTACTGACATGAGAAGAGGGGAAACTATATTTGAAATTGATCCACACTTGCAA CAGGAACGAGTGGATAAGGGCATAGAGACGGACGGCTCTAACCTGAGTGGGGTCAGTGCCAAGTGCGCCTGGGATGACTTGAGCCGACCTCCCGAGGATGAGGACGACAGCAGGAGCATTTGCATTGGGTCACAGCCACGCAGGCTGTCCGACAAAG ACACTGAACAGATTAGAGAAGCCCTGAGGAAAGGACTGGAGATTAACAGCAAGTCTGTCCTGCCTCCCATCAGCAGTCAGAGGCACAGTCACGACCGGCCACA ACAATCAGTTGGACATTTCCAGACCCAGCAGATATCAAG GAGCCGTAAGGACAGTCTAGAGAGCGAGAGTTCAGCTGCTATTGTCCCTCATGAGTTGGTGCGAACACGACAGCTGGAAAGCGTGCATCTGAAGTTCAACCAGGAGTCTGGGACTCTTCTCCCGCTGTGCCTCAG AGGTCGTCTGCTTCATGGCCGACATTTCACATATAAAAGCATTAATGGAGACACGGCAATCACCTTCGTATCCACTGGGGTAGAAGGGGCCTTTGCCACTGAAGAGCATCCATATGCTGCTCATGGACCATGGTTACAG ATACTCCTTACTGAGGAGTTTGTAGAGCAAATGCTAGCTGACGTTCGGGATTTGAGCACCCGTGAAGTG TGTAAGCTGCCGAAGGAGTACAGCTGGCCCAATAAGAAGCTAAAGATCTCTGTCCTGCCAGACACAGTGTTTGACAGCCCACTGCAATAA